The DNA region TTAACAGGAAGTGACAAGCAGTGGTACTCtagtgcaggggttcccaaacttttccagggcaacgCCCCCCAAATGGctttaacatttgaccgaggccccccttttgcaagatgtctttaaaacacattaaaaatacagacttctgaatatatcccccttttttacgttgatgttttgtctgtttagcaattagaaagttaggtatagcaaatgtgattttaatatgtattgttacaaataacatgttatagtaatgcatgtgtgtgtatatatatatatatatatatatatatatatatatatatatatatgaaatcatgtgtttatttatttctcacaccaaattgttgaggccgcCCGGGCGGCCCCCAAGGGGTCcgcagcccccactttgaaaaccactgctctagtGGAACTAGTTTTATACAGGGGGTGGCCAGTGCTACTTTtggacacggacacacacactctctctctctggggtTTCCATGTTTTATGGGGAATTTCCATAATGACACACTGtacaaactgtattttttatccACTAAACCTATCCATcacctaaatatcacaaaaatgcatttttacatttaaaaaaattagtatGAATGATttagtatatattataatttagtATATATGTGATttagtatgtatatatttaggGCTgtaactaatgattattttcataattgattagttggccgattattttttcgattaatcagatggggtggggcaaactttcagtacacttttttttgtttatttaaaataaaatccacaaactgagtgttacaaatataaacttcagactaaaactttgcacaactgtttgtccaaaacagaaaagaacccaatacacacacagacacaccagaatatatattattaatttaggactgtagtttaattcggtgctttttgtgcatccataaaaataacgcataaatacttatatacaatataaactaaaatatatgaataaaataatttatatatatttatatttatatatatatatatatatatatatatatgtgtgtgtgtgtgtgtgtgtgtgtaaatataaataaatgctccctgccttagaggactttcttcctcagtcacgtgacgatttcgcctccgtctgatggtgactgaggtcatgttgggaataaaaggtagagctgacagaaagtaaactatAGAACATCATTGTCCGTGAATCTTggtgtttgctaatgctagcgtgcgtaggacgtcatgcgccgtcgcctacgttagttaaaaaaaaaccaaaccactagtgatatatttgagatgatattacctttctaaaatccacacactagaaggtagagtgcacagtgtaagtgtacagtacttcatttgggacacaacttttcgtatttactctccgaagcgtgttttcggaagagaagtaacgtaatgagtaaatctcccctgtGCTGCGCACAGagcaactaatcgataatgagattcgttgacagcGATTAGTtgtcataatcgattattatcaattttatcgattagttgttgcagctctacttgTAATACAACTATGATTTACAATTGTATGTTTCTCTGTAATTTCCCTGCAAGTGCATGCAAACTAAAAACACGAAGGTTTTGTCTGGAAGTGTTGATCATAAAACTGCAACATTAAGCACAGAATTATTCAAAGGTAGACTGCTGCTTCTCGGTGACTAAGAACTATTTAATAACCTTCTATTAATTGGCAATAAGCAATTTAGCAAACACACAAccaataaaacattattaaattatcAAAGGCTGTAGTGTGGGCCATGTGTTAAGTCATTTTGAACAATTTTAGACAAATCCAACattcacatacactcactgacgTTCACACTGTAGTAGCAGTCCATAGAACAAATGTTCAGCTTTGAACGCTTCGATGGAAATACAATCTGGGAGCTTCTTCTCACTGTAACATGTCtggcaaaaacaataaaataattggAACGCAGCAGATATAACGCAAATGAAGCAATAACttagttttgtttgtattttaacCAGCTATTGTAATACCACACCACTTACCTCCATCTTCTTCCAGTCTTTaagccaggggtgtccaatcttatccgccaagggccggtgtgggtgcaggttttcattccaaccaagcaggagccacacctgattccacctgtttaatcagtcgatcttggctttcaatagactcaggtatggctcctgcttggttggaatgaaaacctgcacccacaccggccctttccggataagattggacacccctgctttaaGTAAATGACATATCTACATGGTTAACGCTGATTGGCCAATGCAGTTCCAAGCAAGAAGCTCCTTTCACCGATGAGAAGCCTTTAGACATGCCCGTACCTTTCGATACGTCCATTTTCTCTGACCTGCAGCTATCCTTGTCTCAGTATGTTTGAATGTGgccagtgaaagaggcgtggccccTGGGCTGTCAGTGTCGGTGAAGGAGGCGGGGCTTCCCAGTCCTTAAAGCCAACACCATAATATCAGATGACTTGCACAATACTGAACTACATGTTCTGTCAAAATAGCTCTAAATCAGCATGCATTGAATCTTTTGCTTCTTCAAATGTATCTTGTGCAATGTTGTACAGTGTATTGGTTTGTGACATACACATCTGTTCATTCGTTTTTCCCCCCAATTATAGGCGTTTGCACATGTATCACGACTGTTGTCTCAGTGTCAGTTTGAAGAACTTGAAAGTCTCGTCGCTAAAGATGTAAgtacatgaaagaaaaacaccGTTTATGGTCAGTTTGAAAGTGatttgattctttttaaacTCTTTGAAGCGAGCCAGGCAAATTATTTCTCGAGCATAAGGCTGGAAGAAGGTAGCCTTTTCCCCCAGCTACACATAGGCTGCGTACAGTCACAGCTTCCCCATCACTGTCATCAGCACTCATAATTCAGTTCTGTTTAATAGGTTCAGATCAGTTAAGTGAGTTGTGATGATCATCACCGTTGAACATGCAGCCAGTGTTTGTGTTAGTATGTGCGTAATCTCAGCAGCCCTCTTTCCTGTAGGTAATCGGGAAACTGGAGGAGAAATGTGCCGATCTCCCATCGAGCTATAAAAAAGCACTTTTGGCTGATCCAGATGACATCATGTACACGACACCAGCAGATGTGGGTTTTTGTTACGAGAATGATGGTGAGTTATGAACCCTTTAACAGCTCATATTCAGTTGGTTCTGTAAAAAATAGGATCTTTGTGAGGTGGCCAAGGAAAGAAAACTGGTACCGTGTGGCATGTAAGCATGTAATGGGGCAAAAAGTGTCTAATTGAGCATTAATTATTTCATTCTTGATTCAGTTAATcaaaaaagaactgaaaagaACTTCTATCTGTTTAGAGAATTCAGCATGTGTCTTCTTTTGTCTCGTCGACAGGGAGGAAGTTTGTCAGTATATTGATGCGCTTCTGGTACTTAACCAGTGCCCGGCTGCCCGAGGACACGATGGAGGGAGCACGCATCTTCCAGGTGGCCATTGGCAAAGACGGGGAGAAGCCAGAGAGCAAAAGGCTGCTCACAGCCAATTACGAGTGAGTCCTCAAATACCGGGAGCGAGAGACAGGGCATTCGCTGTATTAGAAATATAGCTGTAAGGATTGTGGCGTAATTAAAAATATCAGAATGTCAAAAACACTACTCGGATGAATTCAAAGAACAAAGATGGCTTCCTGCTACGCAATGTTTATAATCTGTCGATTAGAAAGGACTGTGGAACAGGAACATTTATAGACTGATTTCATTCTGTACTCTCTCTGGTTCATCTGGTTCATCGGTGTCTCTATATGAAACCTCTCccaatgaatgagagagagagagagagagagatactatCTGGTCAACAATTAAAATTTAAGCCCTGTTAATCCAGCTCATCAAACATGTTaatgttgatattttattaCCAATCAGACAAGCAGGTGCTGGGGAAGTGTTAAAATGAACAATTCTCTACAAATACTATAAATGAATCAACCACACATTATCAGGAAGGTTTCTTAAGCTACGTTCACGCATACAGCGACGCTGCAAGTGACAAATGGTTACAAAGCAACCGGAGACCGtttattttcaatgagagctggcgaCTTCCGGTGACATGAGCGACGGCGACCGTtggcgactagatgtgggcgtgtccagcaaCGCGACAAAGCTGAGAATAGTTTagctttatgcaaatttggaatGACTTGGTGCAGCGATTAACAGccggagtgaagacagtagagcgcacgtGATCCGTGATCCGCCATGCTGCCTGCAAGTCTGAACTGTTTGTGTTCCCAGACAGTCCGGCTCTGGAGCTTTCGCCGCAGGTAGATGGctgcaatggcaaagagcacagACTGCTTCTCCTACATCTTGTAGGATATGATGTAtgtatacactggtgaattgtATATACAAACACtatccctccagaatgtttcagcaagaaaactggtttgttgtcaaaaatgGAATGCTAGTTGCGACACTCATTgacaaatgttactatggcaaccagtagtaaaAATGCCTACTGGTgacttgcagtgataaaatctgtgtgtgtgaatgtagctTAAAGCAATACAGGGCAGAAAGTGAACAGTAGACTAAGTGGAATGAAATTCAGCACTAGTCAGTTGTGTTGAAGAAACATTTTAGAGCTGAGGGCAGAAAAACAATGAGAACCAATAAGAATGAGCCAAAAACAACTGCTGAGTCAGCCTATTGGTTAGAGGCTTAACCCAGTTCGGTGTTTAAATTACTCTTCAAATGACAGATTATCCACAAAAGACATCTAgtgaaagaacaaaaacaatattaccTGTGTGTAGAGCACTTCATGGATCAGTTGTACATTAATAGTGCACTCTTACATACTCTTACCAGTCATGGAGTGTGGTTTTAAGCATTGCAAAAATGTAACACTTTGCAGTCCATTATAAGGAATATGAATAATTCCATTTGGTTAATATCCTGTATACTTTCTGCACTTTGCTTAATAACCCATGTAGTTTGTGTTAGcttaaaaacacttaaaagCACTGTATAACAGTGATGTTCTAAAtagggtttttgttgttgttgttgttgttgttgttttcttccaGATTTCAGAGGGAGTTTACCCAAGGAGTGACACCAGACTGGACCATCACTAGAATAGAGCACTCAAAGCTGCTTGATTGAAAATGAAGAACTCTGTTTAATGACATCTGACTTTAATATCATACTGTACTGTGAATGAGCCATGTTTGCTGTCTGGAACGTAAAACTTGACATGTGGACAATATTTACACGCGCTCCAACTCATTCTGTGAGAATGATCCTGTCGAATTAAGAggtaaattaataattatgtaaaaGTCCTCATGTCATTTCAGACCTGTGCAAATCGGGCTGAATATTCACAAGACATTTGTTGTTGAGAGAGTTTTAAGTTAAATTTTAGTTCCTGTAGATCTTTGTATTATTATCTCATGTGTTGATGTTTGATATCTGAAATGTGCTGTTCAAATataacacttaaaatatttgTCAGTATATTGCAGATAGTAATTTGATACAGAATAACACTTGTGTGCTGTGTCTCTGAAATGAATTTTTACCTTTTCTACTGACAGATGGCTAAATTCAATAAAGCAACCAAAAATCTTGAACATACATAAAGACTTAATGACAACATTTATCTGATAAATttaggtttgtggacacctgaccatcacacccatatgttgttCTTCCCCAAAGTGCTTCCACAAAGTtagaactggagcctcctcacccaacatcagtgcctgacctcattaacactcttgtagctgaatgaacacaaagccCCACAGCCACAcgccaaaatctagtagaaagccttccctgaaGTGTGGAGATTATCATAACACCAcatctgaaatgggatgttcagcaagcacatatgggtttgatggtcaggtgtccagaaatgtttggccatatagtgtaggtttttttttttttttttttaatgagattgGGATCCCTGCTgagaaaaacaatagaaacaatctcagaaattctaatgccttccactacaaataccattacaaaccatcagctatgTATAGGATGTATTAAGGACCTAGGTCCTTAAcagtatccactagacataatatGCCACCGATAGAAGGCAACGGATTTCCAGTAGAAACCTACacggaccattacagtttccattaaaaccattgcaaaTTTTAtgaaggtttctttttttttctgcagggaTGGATTGTGCATTTCTCTGTCCACAGTAGTGTGATGCCATCTAAAATAACCAtgcaatcaaataaataatcaaagaaTTATGATTTGTAATTTATGGTTAATTGGTCAAAatgttgtctgtgttttttttttctttgtttgtatgTAAAACTCTTGGATTACTTATGTGTTCATTGATCTTCAGTTAAATGCAAAAGATTGGTCAGTTTCTGGAGGAAACAGTACCTCGATTTTAGaattagtttatttaaaatgaaaatgttgaaaATTATTGAAGGAACTTAAATGTCTTAAATGAAATGTCTggtttaaatatgtaaaatatttgtgaTTTAATAACGAAAGAAGCCGCACTTTATGAATTTAAGCATTTGTTTTAGTAAGTTATCTATAATATAGGCTTGTAATGCAGTCACAAAAAAAGTacacagataaacaaacaaacaagcaaataaataaataaatacataaagtaAACAAGTACTTCCGGGATGTTTTGCGCTCTCTGTGTTGATTAGTGTAAAGCCCGCCCATTCTCATTTGTAATTGGTCAACACATGTCGTTCACCTTCACCTGATTTGCTAGGAGCGCTACTAGTTTAGCGCGACGTAATTTCCGCAGACGGCATCGCCTATTGGTCGGAACAGGGCGTGTGTTTTTCAATGAGGGCGGAAAAAATGGAGAGGAGATCCAGGCGAGTGTAGAGTACACACTCTGAGCTGCTGGAGAGATGAAGGCGCTTATATACGGGTTCTACGTTGCGGCTCTCGCGCTGCTGCTGACGGGGCTGCGCGAGCTGCTGTTCGGCTTCGAGGAGAACCGGTGCAGCATGACCTACATGTTCGAGTATCCCGAGTACCGGGTGAGTTTACCTTAACGACTGGACATGTCCCAAACCGCGCACTTCCGGGCTGGACGGTATGTCAAAATAGGACACCACACGTACGCCAGCTTTAGGTGCGGTAACCATGGTAACCTGTGGTAGCGTACTATTTTTATAGTGCCTTTAGGACGTGGTTTGAGACGCTGTCTGGTTTAAACCCCACAGTACAGCCTGCAGAGCTTCCGTCTTCATAATCAAGTGGAGTCACCCAGAGTACCTGTTGTTTTAGATGTTTTAGCGTTTTTAACTTGCTTCATCAGGTTATGTAGCTCTTGTAGTTATATAATGCAAGTTTCACTTACATTAAATGTTGTCACGTTATTTGGCTCAACTGCTTTATAAACCTTCCTGCGGTGACACAATAATGCTATAAACCCTGAAAGAATCACGAATCAGCGAGTCAAAGATTCGAATCAATTAATGGATCGAGCACAAGGGAGAAAGCTGAGTAATTTAGCTCGATTCATTAAGTGATTCGAATCTTTTACTCACTGATTCAGGTTTTCTATAGCAGAGGTCAAATATCTTGCATTCcttcactgtaaaataaattccacagacccCTCTGAACATAATGCAACTATTCAAACATCAGGATTATTATTTAGATGAGTAacataataatttgtttatttactagaGCTGTaaaggcttttttgtttgtttgttttattattcctGAGCAATGCACagacactgaacatcagtacgtttacatggaccacaatattccgatattaacctgattaaaacgatactctgattaagaaactaccatgtaaacagcggtTTCTGATTACCTTCATTCGGTAAAAGTCATACTCAAATTAAACACacatcgaattaagacatgtggagtattcctattttagtcgcgttatcgaagtgcattatatGTTAAGGTCCAAGCTGACGTTATTCACAGGCCGTCAATGAGGTTTGGTTTCAAGTCACGTGACCAATCAAACAGTGGGTAATAATAATGGGTTGTGTTTTCCACTAATggaacagagaaaaaaaattcttagaTTGTTGTCTAGTGAGATcttatgaaacacacacactcgttacaaaaagcctctcccatagagactgactgactgacagattTATCATACTGAAAGTGAATGTGCCAATGTAAATACATATTTTGCAACGGAGTTTAAaattatgtattaaatattttgtcTTGTAATATTGTcttgatatttaatatttgtaaaatGCAGTTAGATTACAGTTAGGCTACTTAAAAAGCCCACTAGCTCTCTATGGAGATGTTCTTGCTGATGTTCTGCTTAAAGAGCAAACATAGTAACTTATATTCCTACAATCACTTCTCTCCTTGGCCAAAGCAAGTAATTACTTTGTCATCATGGACTTTTTAACCCGAGACACTCTGCTGTAGAGTGTAATACAGTAGTGACACTAAGTGACCTGATAACTGCACAAAaaagtcagagctggttaataaGTCTATCCATATCTTTACACCGGTGTGTGAAAATGGGAGTGGAAATGTCACATCACGTCACTGTGTAGTCTGATTTCTTTTAGTAGCATCACTACAGTTAGTGCAGTTATAAGTCATTATATTTTCCAGTAGTGAGGTTTCACCTCTTGACTCACTTtactattaataatttatttgtgaggtttttttttgtggtgcacATTGCATTGGTTTGTAATGTGATCCAAGATCACAGTTCATCGAAATGTTAAGTCACGTCACCAAAGTGAAGGCGGACATTTATTTACCCTTTAAGTTTGCAACCCCAGGTGCACAACAGCAGCCAGTAAGTGAGGTGTATATATAGTGCTGAAGTGTACATGAGTATTATCATCATGATCATCTAAAAGCTGGTTAAACGTATCGGGAACCCGTCAAGCTGATCACGTGGCTCATTGCCATTTTACATTACATGCCTTACAGTTCATTTCATTATCTGTTATTACATCTACTCtgtttgtatttaatattatcTACCCTTTAACCTTAACATCAGTAAAGACAAATTCACAGACCTCCTTACGATGATGGAACAGATTAATGTTATGGACACAATCCAACTGTTTGAAACGTCAGGGACAAATGAGTGtgatgtcatatttatgtattggGGCcatgagatttttttaaaactagttTTAGTTCTTTGTTTCAGATTGAGTTATTGAGCTTtagattaaacccattcagttTCAGCTGACTAGGCGTAGAACTacatgtaacatttatttaacattaaaaaaaaaaaaaaaatcaatcaggcctataaaatatatatatatatatatatatataaaaataatatatatatatataaataatacaatacaatacatatgtaaatattatatttataaaattgtgtgtgtatattttttatatatatatatatatatatatatatatatatatatatatatatatatataaataatacaatacaatacatatgtaaatattatatttataaaattgtgtgtgtatattttttatatatatatatatatatatatatatatatatatatatatatatatatatatatatatatacatatataaaatatacacacacacacaattttataaatataatatttacatatgtattgtattatatatatatatatatatatatgtattatatatacacatatataaaatatacacacacacacaattttataaatataatatttacatatgtattgtattgtattatatatatatatatatatgtattatatatatatatatataaaatatatatatatatatatatatatatatatatatatatataatatatatatatatatatatatatatatatatatacatatataaaatatacacacacacacaattttataaatataatatttacatatgtattgtattatatatatatatatatatatatatatatgtattatatatatatatatatatatatatatatataatatatatatatatatatatatatatatatatatatatatatatatatatatatatatatacacatatataaaatatacacacacacacaattttataaatataatatttacatatgtattgtattgtattatatatatatatatatatatatatatatatatatatatatatatataatatatatatatatatatatatatatatatatatatatatatatatataaaatatatatatatatatatatatataaaatatatatatatatatatatatatatataaaatatatatatatatatatatatatataaaatatatatatatatatatatatatatatatatatatatatatatatatatatatatatatatatatatatatataatatagagtctgtgtatatgtatatatacaaatatagagtttgtgtgtgtctctgtgtgtgtagcgtgtccAGCTCCCACGACGAGTGGCACGTCAGTACCCTGCCTATGGACTCTACCTATATGGTGAAGGTCTGTACGCTCAAGAAACTCAAAATCTCAAACTCAGCGGTGCTCCTGTGCTCTTCTTACCTGGAAATGCTGGCAGCTACAAGCAAGGTGagcaattattaaataattatacctgctgaattcttgaatctgattggtcagaagctgttgattaattttctataacagcagctctgacagtagtgccagccACAACACTAATcactccccagtgccggcagcactcatgcagccctagactatgacactcccaccaccatgcttgactgtaggcaagacaaacttgtctttgtactcctcacctggttgccgccacacacgcttgacaccatttgaaccaaataagtttatcatggtctcatcagaccacaggacatggttccagtaatccatgtccttagtctgcttgccttaagcaaactgtttgcaggctttt from Ictalurus furcatus strain D&B chromosome 6, Billie_1.0, whole genome shotgun sequence includes:
- the maip1 gene encoding m-AAA protease-interacting protein 1, mitochondrial isoform X1, whose translation is MALPLLRWSCRRPRAGLSAYLRFNKLNEVRNQSAVKNQALSACVVSGVRHCSSDREGRRETRKVVVVGIPNPFIWIRTKFCFFLIRAYFDKDFSIEEFTEGAKQAFAHVSRLLSQCQFEELESLVAKDVIGKLEEKCADLPSSYKKALLADPDDIMYTTPADVGFCYENDGRKFVSILMRFWYLTSARLPEDTMEGARIFQVAIGKDGEKPESKRLLTANYEQSGSGAFAAGRWLQWQRAQTASPTSCRI
- the maip1 gene encoding m-AAA protease-interacting protein 1, mitochondrial isoform X2, which codes for MALPLLRWSCRRPRAGLSAYLRFNKLNEVRNQSAVKNQALSACVVSGVRHCSSDREGRRETRKVVVVGIPNPFIWIRTKFCFFLIRAYFDKDFSIEEFTEGAKQAFAHVSRLLSQCQFEELESLVAKDVIGKLEEKCADLPSSYKKALLADPDDIMYTTPADVGFCYENDGRKFVSILMRFWYLTSARLPEDTMEGARIFQVAIGKDGEKPESKRLLTANYEFQREFTQGVTPDWTITRIEHSKLLD